GGTGCGGTCGATGACAAAGGGCAGACCTTCGCTCAGATCAAAGGAGTCGAAGCAGTACTGAAAGCGACCGGTACGCTGCCGGTGAATGTCAAGATGGTCATCGAAGGCGAAGAGGAAACCCATCCCTCACATCTACCGGCCTTCTTGAAGAAACACAAGAAGATGCTCAGAGCGGATATCGTGGTCGTCTCCGACACCGCTCAGTTTTCCAAGACACTACCGGCAGTGACATTTGGACTGCGCGGCATTGCGGCGGTGGAAGTGTTTGTGAAGGGACCCAATCGCGATCTGCATTCCGGATCATTCGGCGGCGCAGTTGCCAATCCGGCGACCGTGCTGTGTAATATGGTGGCGCAGTTGCACGACAAAAATGGTCGGGTCAGCATTCCCGGGTTCTACACCGGAGTCAAACCGCCGAACAAGTGGATGAAAGCCCAGTTCAAAAAGCTCCCCTTTAACCAGGCTGCTCACATGAAATCGATCGGGGTCAAGGCTCTCGGCGGTGAGAGTGGATTCACACCTTTTGAGAGAACCTGGGCGAGACCGACCTGCGAAATCAATGGTATCACCAGCGGCTACCAGGGGGAAGGACACAAGACGATTATCCCCTCACTCGCCTCGTGCAAAGTAACCATGCGGCTGGTTCCGGGGCAAGACCCCCATGATATTTGTGATAAAATTGAAAAATACCTGAAGAAGATCGCGCCTCGCTCGGTCGAGGTGTCGGTCTCCAAACAGGGTGGCGCCAAGGCGGTGGTTGTCCCCACCGACAGTCGCTGGCTCGATGGAGCGACAGCGGCTATCAAGAAGGGCTTCGGCAAGGAGCCGGTCTTCATGATGGAGGGTGGGTCTATTCCGATAGTAAACGATTTCAAACAGACGCTCGGTTTGGATACTCTCTTGATCGGTTTTGCCCAACACGACGATAACACGCATTCGCCCAACGAACGATTTCGGATCGTCGATTTTGAACGTGGATGCAAAACTGCGGCGGCATTGCCGGATGCCCTGGCCGCGGTAAAATAACGATGGATCTCAACCTGAACGACAGACGTGTGCTCGTCACCGGCGCTTCAACCGGTCTCGGCGCAGCGGCGGCACAGCAGCTTGCCCTGGAGGGAGCCACAGTCTATATCAACGGGCGCGATCAGGCCCGACTTGACAAGGCAGCGGAGACAATTGCCGAGGCCACTACGGTTAAACCGCATACCTTGATCGGGGACATGTCAAAGCCCGACGATGTCGAACGTGTTGTCGCTGGTGTCGGCGATGTTGACATACTGGTGTGCAACACCGGCGGACCTCCTCCGGGTCAGTTTCTTGACATGTCGGCTAAGCAGTGGAATGAAGCCCACGATTTGCTGCTTGGTTCTGCCACCCACCTTACCCGCGCCGCCTTGCCGTCGATGATCAAGAATGAGTGGGGCCGCGTGATTTATATCACCTCGGTTGCCGTTTTGCAGCCTATCGACAATTTGATACTGTCGAACAGTTACCGGTCCGCAGTGACCGGTTTGTGCAAGACTCTCTCCAACAACTATGCCGGGCACGGTGTAACCTTTAACACCGTTTGCCCCGGCTACACAGCAACTGAACGGCTGAGTAGCCTGGCCGATTCTATCGCCGCCGAACAGAATTTGTCCAGGCATGACGTCTTTCAGCAGTTTGCCGACAATGCACCCAGCGGTCGCCTGGGCCAACCCGACGAATTGGCGGCTCTGATCACCTTTCTGGCCAGCGATAGAGCCGCCTACATAACGGGCGCCAGTATCCCCGTCGATGGCGGTTTGCATCGCGGCTTGTTATAGGTGTTTGTTAATTTCGAAAGCGGGTGATCGGATCAACGGCGCTTCAAGACCTTCCACAGTTCGTCTTATTGCTGCTATTGGCATCTTGCAGGCTGTGGCATCGTTCGCCTATCCCATTGCCAAATACGGCCTGGCCATTATTGAGCCGTTCACCTTTGCCTTCTACCGATTCGTGCTGTCATCTTCCTTGTTGCTCTTACTGACGCGCCTGAAGAAGCACGACAGGCCGATTGACAAACGAGACTACAAGCATGTCTTCCTGTTGGGTGTTCTCATAATACCGCTCAACCAGACTCTCTTTCTGCTGGGGCAATCGATGACCGCCGCCGGACATGGCGCTTTCATTTTTGCCACCACACCGATGTTTATCTTCATACTGGCCATGATCCACCTGCGTGAACGCTACACCCACCGTCGACTGATCGGTGTGATTGCCGCTTTGGCCGGCGTTGCCACAATCATGCTGTCGGGCGATATCGAGGTAAGGCGACAGTATTTGGTTGGTGATCTGATCATTTTGGTGTCGGTGGTGGCTTGGGCATACTACACGATTATCGGCAAGCGGTTGGTGCGCAGATACGGCGCGCTACGTATAACGGCATACGCCCTTGCTTCCGGGTCGGCGCTCTACTTTCCATTTGGTCTCTATCATGCCCTTCGCTTCGACTATAGTGTCGCTACGCTCGAAGCATGGGCCGCCGTTGTCTACATGGCCGTGGGCTTGTCGTTGGTGGTCTATGTGCTATGGTACTGGGTGCTGAAATACATGGAGGCGTCGCGCATAGCCATCTTCCATAATGTGCAGCCGGTACTGGCCACCCTTATTGCGGCCCTCTGGCTGGGTGAACAGTTGACCGGAACATTCCTGGTGGGTGGACTGATCGTTCTGACAGGTGTTCTCATCGCCGAAAGCAAACAGACGGGCTGATCCTGATACAACACACAAAA
This DNA window, taken from Candidatus Zixiibacteriota bacterium, encodes the following:
- a CDS encoding dipeptidase; translated protein: MTPFDYLKKTEKKRMDDLFAWLRFASVSARSEYKKELVACADWLKKHLSGIGFKARVYPTAGHSIVYAEYIVDKKLPTVLYYGHYDVQPVEPLNLWKSSPFKPEIRAGYIYARGAVDDKGQTFAQIKGVEAVLKATGTLPVNVKMVIEGEEETHPSHLPAFLKKHKKMLRADIVVVSDTAQFSKTLPAVTFGLRGIAAVEVFVKGPNRDLHSGSFGGAVANPATVLCNMVAQLHDKNGRVSIPGFYTGVKPPNKWMKAQFKKLPFNQAAHMKSIGVKALGGESGFTPFERTWARPTCEINGITSGYQGEGHKTIIPSLASCKVTMRLVPGQDPHDICDKIEKYLKKIAPRSVEVSVSKQGGAKAVVVPTDSRWLDGATAAIKKGFGKEPVFMMEGGSIPIVNDFKQTLGLDTLLIGFAQHDDNTHSPNERFRIVDFERGCKTAAALPDALAAVK
- a CDS encoding DMT family transporter, which codes for MLISKAGDRINGASRPSTVRLIAAIGILQAVASFAYPIAKYGLAIIEPFTFAFYRFVLSSSLLLLLTRLKKHDRPIDKRDYKHVFLLGVLIIPLNQTLFLLGQSMTAAGHGAFIFATTPMFIFILAMIHLRERYTHRRLIGVIAALAGVATIMLSGDIEVRRQYLVGDLIILVSVVAWAYYTIIGKRLVRRYGALRITAYALASGSALYFPFGLYHALRFDYSVATLEAWAAVVYMAVGLSLVVYVLWYWVLKYMEASRIAIFHNVQPVLATLIAALWLGEQLTGTFLVGGLIVLTGVLIAESKQTG
- a CDS encoding SDR family oxidoreductase; translation: MDLNLNDRRVLVTGASTGLGAAAAQQLALEGATVYINGRDQARLDKAAETIAEATTVKPHTLIGDMSKPDDVERVVAGVGDVDILVCNTGGPPPGQFLDMSAKQWNEAHDLLLGSATHLTRAALPSMIKNEWGRVIYITSVAVLQPIDNLILSNSYRSAVTGLCKTLSNNYAGHGVTFNTVCPGYTATERLSSLADSIAAEQNLSRHDVFQQFADNAPSGRLGQPDELAALITFLASDRAAYITGASIPVDGGLHRGLL